The sequence GTTTCACGTGAAACATTTTCCATCTTATACATATAACGGTCATAGCGCGCATCGTCCACCAGCCCTACGTCCCGTCCGATCTGCGTCAGGCGCGTATCCGCATTGTCCTGCCGCAACAGCAGTCTGTATTCGGCGCGCGCCGTCATCATCCGGTACGGCTCCCTGGTACCCTTGGTTACGAGATCGTCAATCAAAACGCCTGCGTAAGCCTGGTCACGTCCCAGGATCACCGGTGCCTGCTCATCCAGATAGCGGCAGGCGTTAATTCCCGCCAAAAGCCCCTGCGCTCCCGCTTCTTCATATCCGGATGTCCCGTTGATCTGTCCTGCGGTAAACAATCCCGCCACGTCTTTGGTCTGCAAACTGGGCATAAGCCGCATCGGATCGATACAGTCATACTCAATCGCATAGGCGCTCCTCACAAAATGCACGTTTTCCAGCCCCGGAATCGTCCGGTAAAGCGCAATCTGTACTTCCACAGGGAGACTTGAGGACATTCCCTGCACATAAATCTCATTCGTGTGCAATCCTTCCGGCTCCAAAAACAATTGATGGCGTTCCTTGTCCGGAAACTTTACCACCTTGTCCTCGATGGAGGGACAGTACCGTGGTCCGATTCCCTCAATCATCCCGCTGTAAAGCGGACTCCTGTGTATATTCTCGCGAATGATCTCATGTGTTTTTTCATTGGTATAGGTAAGAAAACACGGCACCTGCTCCCTTTGTATCGCAGGGCTCATAAAAGAAAAGGGCACGATTTTCGTATCACCGTACTGCGGAACAGTCTTAGAAAAATCGATCGAACGCGCATCCACACGCGCCGGCGTACCCGTCTTGAACCTCTGCAGGGAAAACCCAAGTTCCTTTAAGCTTCCGCTCAAATATTCGGCAGGGAAAAGGCCGCTCGGGCCTGCATTTTTCGTATACTCACCGACGATCACCTTGCCCTTAAGGTAAACGCCTGTCGCCAGGATAACGGCACGCGACAAATAACGCGCACCCATCGCGCCCAGAACACCGCAAACGCCCTTGTCGTCCGTCAGTATTTTTGTAATTTCATCCTGCACAAGCACCAGGTTGGGCGCATTTTCCAGCGTCTGTTTCATATAGACCTGATACTGTTTCTTGTCCTGCTGCGCGCGCAGGGAATGCACGGCCGGTCCTTTTTTAGTATTCAGCATCTTGATCTGGATAAAGGTCGCGTCTGCCGCCAGTCCCATCTGGCCTCCCAGCGCATCGATCTCGCGTACCAAATGTCCCTTGGCGCTGCCGCCGATCGCCGGATTACACGCCATCAGCGCAATACCGTCCATATTGATCGTTGCCAGCAACGTTTTCTTTCCCAGCCGCGCGCAGGCAAGCGCAGCTTCCACGCCAGCGTGCCCCGCGCCTACTACGATAATATCAAATTGTCCGCCGTCGTATTCCGTCATACGCTATCTGTTTCCCCTCACTCTGTCATTTGCCCAGACAAAATTTCTCAAACACCCGGTCGATAATATCCTCGCTGACCGTATTCCCCGTGATTTCGCCAAGGCTCATCCACGCGCCGTTCAAATCGATGGTCACGCAATCCATATCCATTCCCAAGGTAAGCGCGCTTCGTGCTTCCTCAAGTTGACGCGCCGCTTCCATCAGCGCATACTTATGGCGAAGATTGGTAATCACCACTCCTTCTTCCATGCTTACATCTTTCATCGCGTAATCGTAAATCCATTGCCGAAGTTCCCGCAGGCCTGCGCCCGTTTTTGCAGAAATCCCCAGGATGGGAAGATAAGGAAAACGCTCTGCAGCATCATTTTCTGAGAGCCTCTCAGATGAATCTAATTTATTCAAAACGGCCAGAACATCGACTTCACTATTTTTAAGCGTTTCAAAGACGTTTTGATCATCAGCCGATAATCCGGACATTGCATCCAAAACAAAAATTGCTAATTTGCTGGATTTAACCGCGTTTTCAGATCTTTTTATGCCCTCGCTCTCAATAAAATCATCTGTTCTTCTGATTCCTGCCGTATCCGTTAAATTAATCCTGATGTCGTTTATATAAAATGCCTGTTCAATTGTATCCCTTGTCGTCCCAGGAATCCCCGACACAATCGCCCTGTCTTGCTTTAAGAGCGCGTTCATAAGAGACGACTTGCCGACATTCGGTTTTCCGGCGATCGCCACGTTAAGTCCCTCTTTTAAAATTTGTCCCTGGTCAAACGTTGCTGCCAGCGCCCTGAGTTTTTTCTCCAGCTCTCCAATCAAGGGAAGGGCGTCCGCCGTAATTTCGTACTCCAAATCCTCTTCCGGATATTCTACCGCCGCCGTGACCCGCGCAAGAAGATCGGTGAGTTCCTCCTGCAACAAAAGCACCTCATTTTTAAGGCCGCCCTTAAGCTGGCGAAGCGAAGCCCTCGCCCCAGCCTGGGAGGATGCCGAAATAAAATCACATACCGCCTCTGCCTGCGTAAGATCCATCTTCCCGTTCAGAAAAGCGCGTTTGGTAAATTCTCCGGCAAGGGCCGGACGCGCGCCGGACGCAAAGACAAAATCCAATACGTTTTGGATACCGATCAGACTTCCGTGGCAATGAAGCTCCGCCACATCTTCTCCCGTATAGGATTTCGGTCCCTCGAAAAAAACTGCCATGCCCTCGTCCAAAAGCTCCCCGTTTTTCCTGATACTTCCGTAATACATTTTTGCGTGCTCGAACCGGTCGCGCGAAAAGACGCGCTGCAAAACATCCCTTGCCTGCGCCCCGCTGATCCTGATGACCGCCACCCCGCCGCTGCCCGGCGGCGTCGCGATTGCCGCAATCGTTTCTTCCTGCATATCCAAAACCCCTGCATGATTCTTAAGGCCTATGAGTAAAAAAACCCGACTTTTTAAGCCGGGTCCGTTTGCTTGCGTATTAATCGGCGCTGCGCTTTCTCCTGATCACCACGCGGCGGTAAGGTTCCTCGCCTTCCGATATGGTTTCCACTCGCGGATTACTTTGCAGCGTCGCGTGCAAAATCCGCCGCTCATATGGGTTCATAGGCTCCAGCGTAATCGGCTTACCCGTCTTACTCACTGTATTTGCCAAACGCTTCGCCAACTTTTCCAGCGTATGTTCGCGCTTTTCGCGGTAATTTTCCGCATCCAGCATAATTTTTTTATAATCGTCTTTACCCTTATTGACGGCAAGGCCCGTCAAATACTGAAGCGCGTCCAGCGTGTCTCCGCGACGGCCAATCAAAACCGCCGTATCTTTTCCGGTAATTTCAATCCGGATGCTCTTTTCGCCCGCTTCTTTCACCGCGCATTGCGCGTCTACGCCCATCTTTTTAAACAATTCGTTTAAAAACTCTTCCGGCGCGCCCTGCGCCGCTTTTTCCTCTTCTTTCTTCCTAAGTCGCACAAGGGCGTTTTTTCCGATGCCGAAAAGCCCCTTGCTTCCTTCATGTACGATTTCAATATCGACTTCGTCAAGAGCAAGTCCCAGTTCCTCGAGGCCATTGAAGATGGCTTCATCAACTGTTTTACCCTTTGATTCCACATATGTCATAATTTCATCCCCTTTTTATACAACGCTGACCTGTTGCTTTTTTGCCTTTGCCTTTTTGATGAGATCCACAACCTTCATCTGCGTGAATGCGTACAAACTGGAAATAAACCAGTAAAGGGCAAATGCCGTATTGGAAGTAGCGCAGATCCAGATCGAGAAAATCGGGAAAATCCAAAGCATCATCTTGTTGCTGCATCCCTG comes from Christensenellaceae bacterium and encodes:
- the mnmG gene encoding tRNA uridine 5-carboxymethylaminomethyl modification enzyme MnmG yields the protein MTEYDGGQFDIIVVGAGHAGVEAALACARLGKKTLLATINMDGIALMACNPAIGGSAKGHLVREIDALGGQMGLAADATFIQIKMLNTKKGPAVHSLRAQQDKKQYQVYMKQTLENAPNLVLVQDEITKILTDDKGVCGVLGAMGARYLSRAVILATGVYLKGKVIVGEYTKNAGPSGLFPAEYLSGSLKELGFSLQRFKTGTPARVDARSIDFSKTVPQYGDTKIVPFSFMSPAIQREQVPCFLTYTNEKTHEIIRENIHRSPLYSGMIEGIGPRYCPSIEDKVVKFPDKERHQLFLEPEGLHTNEIYVQGMSSSLPVEVQIALYRTIPGLENVHFVRSAYAIEYDCIDPMRLMPSLQTKDVAGLFTAGQINGTSGYEEAGAQGLLAGINACRYLDEQAPVILGRDQAYAGVLIDDLVTKGTREPYRMMTARAEYRLLLRQDNADTRLTQIGRDVGLVDDARYDRYMYKMENVSRETKRLQETTVGRADADAFLKKCGMDEAGKGMKLAELLKRPGVRYDSLRELDKACPVFAEDIALQIETNIKYAGYIEKQLRQVAAAQSLNKKQIPEDIDYAQISGLRLEARAKLNDVRPLNVGQASRISGVSPADISVLLVYLAAKKGS
- the mnmE gene encoding tRNA modification GTPase MnmE; amino-acid sequence: MQEETIAAIATPPGSGGVAVIRISGAQARDVLQRVFSRDRFEHAKMYYGSIRKNGELLDEGMAVFFEGPKSYTGEDVAELHCHGSLIGIQNVLDFVFASGARPALAGEFTKRAFLNGKMDLTQAEAVCDFISASSQAGARASLRQLKGGLKNEVLLLQEELTDLLARVTAAVEYPEEDLEYEITADALPLIGELEKKLRALAATFDQGQILKEGLNVAIAGKPNVGKSSLMNALLKQDRAIVSGIPGTTRDTIEQAFYINDIRINLTDTAGIRRTDDFIESEGIKRSENAVKSSKLAIFVLDAMSGLSADDQNVFETLKNSEVDVLAVLNKLDSSERLSENDAAERFPYLPILGISAKTGAGLRELRQWIYDYAMKDVSMEEGVVITNLRHKYALMEAARQLEEARSALTLGMDMDCVTIDLNGAWMSLGEITGNTVSEDIIDRVFEKFCLGK
- the jag gene encoding DNA/RNA-binding protein is translated as MTYVESKGKTVDEAIFNGLEELGLALDEVDIEIVHEGSKGLFGIGKNALVRLRKKEEEKAAQGAPEEFLNELFKKMGVDAQCAVKEAGEKSIRIEITGKDTAVLIGRRGDTLDALQYLTGLAVNKGKDDYKKIMLDAENYREKREHTLEKLAKRLANTVSKTGKPITLEPMNPYERRILHATLQSNPRVETISEGEEPYRRVVIRRKRSAD